CCAGCTGGTGCCTGTGGACACTAAAGTCAGAAACCAGGAAGGCAGTGAACGGAGAAATGTCTTTGGAGAGCTTTATAAGTGAGCCACCCTCATCTTTGAGTTGATTTAAGCTGAGTCCTGCTTGGATACAGGAGGAACTATTTAATGATCTCTTAATTGTGCACCTGAACCAGGGATCATCACTCTTGTTGGGTCAGGGTACTGAGAAAGGCAGTTAAAGTCGGGAACCTGAGAGTGATGGCCAGAGCATAAAGGGAGGATACCTGAAAGGCAGGAAGCCTCCAACCGTCATGTGGATGAGCGTAGACTTGtaccagggctggggtgggattTCCCGGGCGATGTTCTTGGTGCGACAAGGTGCATCAAAGGAGCTAGCGTTGTTCTTCCCGAAGATGCCTCCAATGACAGTAAGGGGGAAGCCCACCAGCAGCCAAACCGTCAGAAGCAGCAGGATGGTGGTGGCTGGCAGAGCCTGTGTCGAACCATTAGCCCAGTGCACTGAGTTCACCACACTCCACGTCAGGAAGAAAGGCACTGCAGGGATGGGCCCCCAGAAGGAGGGTCAGCTGTAGGAACATCCCTGGGGCCACCCACTCTGACTAGAACTAACAGGGAGAGAGGTGAAACATCCTGTTCCCAGGCTGACCTCCCCTTTTCACATCCCATAGTTCTCAGTTCCTTATCTTACCAACATCCCTTCCCCCATCCATTATCATTAAGGGTCAAGGTAGCTGTTACATAATGATCAAAGAGAAACACAAtccacctgcctcccagggcttGTTCTGCTGTAGCATTGGTGATTCCTAGCATGACCCATTCCTTTGGCTTAAGGCCCTATTTTCAGAAAATCCTCTTCAAACATAAATGTGACGGAGTATAAATCAGACACTCAAGACTGGGAACACGAAAGGTTCAAAATGCATACTACTACTGCTGCCTTTGAAAGGACAAGCTGGCTTGTAAGGCTAGAGTGGGGTAGCCGcctgcaaataaaaaaaaacaaacttattttggcggggacacctgagtgactcagtcagttaagcgtccgactttggctcaggtcacgatctcatgctttgtgggttcaagccccatatcaggctctctactcagtgcaaagcccacttcagatcctctgtcctcctctctctacccctcccccactgatgcgtgcacatgttctctctcataaataaacgttaaaaaaaattttttttttaagtaggctctaagcccagcgcagagcccaatgtggggcttgaactcacaaccctgagatcatgacctgaaccaagatcaagagggggacacttaaccgactgagccatccaggtgcccccaaaaaaccttttaaaaagggACTATCAAGAAATATGTTCAAGAAAGAGTGTTATTTCACTCTTAACATAATGGTTAAGAATACAGGCTCTAGAGTCAGACTGCCTGCATCTGAAACCTGGTTTGCTTCCTCTTAGGAGTGTAATTTCAGGCAAATTGCTTAACCAgccttcaatttcctcatctgtaaaaatggggacAATATTAACTCCCGCATAGGGCTATTGTGGAGATTAAATCGATGAAGGCATGCAGAGTGCTTACCATGCTGCCTAGAATATTTTAAGgacataatttttaaactatgcAAAAGAAATGCAGTCTTGTCTTTTGAatggttttcttgtttcttttgcccattttcattCCCTTAAGGCCTTACTCTAACTCTATCCCAGGTTCCATGATGTGTTGTAAGTTCCTAAACCCTCAGTCGCCAGGCCAGCCCACCAGGGAAAGGGCAGTCCTCACCAGAGAAGAGGCTGGTGGTGAGAATGATGTTCCACACCCAACGCTCGCCTCCAATCTGCCGGTAGAAGTGGCTGGACACGTAGCCAGAGATGCAGCAGGTCAGGGCATACAACAAGATGGCTGCCGAGTTAATGGCCCCATGACGGTGCACATTGAACATGCCCAGCAGCGCCATGACAATAATGCCTGTAGGGTAGTAGTGGAAAGCCTGTGTCAGGTCTCCCCTGTCCCTTTTCTGACAACTTCAGAGGAATCATCCCCCTTTCTCCCAGACCCAAGGAAAACAATATCCCCTAATTCTGTTGTTCAGCAAACCCACAACTGAATATACACATGCTTGTTAAAGCCACCCACCCCTTAGGTTTGCCTCTCACcttggaaagaagagaagatcTGCAGATCTTTCCAGAACAAACCATCAACTTAGTTCTACCCCTTGAGAGAAATCCCTGATTAATTTTTATCACCTCACCAGTGCCAAGGGCCAGGAACTGGGCACCCACACCAAGCACAGCACAGAGCAGACCACGGTATGGAGGGAAGCGGAAGACATCTGTATGGATAATTTTCCAGCCATTGTCACCTTGATCAAAGTCATCACCAGAACCTGCAGAGGTAGTCTCCTCATCCAAGTTGTATCGAGCCAGGTCGTTTCGAAGCACACGCATGAGAATGACAGCCACAAAACCCACCAGTAAAAACACAAGCACCATGGAATTGATGATGGACAACCAATGGATTTCCAGTGTTCGGGGAAAGAAACCACTGTCATCACCACGGCGCCTGTCACTCCGACGTTCCACTGAAGTCTCAGACCAGCGCACGCTGTAGGTGTGGGTGAGGCCTAAGAACTCATCAGGTCGTAACCCATCTAAGCTGTGGGGCTTGACGTCCCTCACAGAGACATTGGCAAATATAATTCGGTCTCCATGGAATTCTAGGTGGAAGTCCAGATGGGTCCAAAGCCCTATCTTGTGGCTGTGAGGCAGGAAGCCACTCTCCTCCATGTAGCCCACAAAGCCACGGATTGGCAAATCATCCACTACAAATTCAAAGTAATACAGTTCCTCAATGGCCTGGCGCAGTTGCTCCACCTACAAAGAGCAAGTCAGGAGTCAGATACGGCCTCCCCAGGCATAGCGTTAGAGCAAGGTTCCACAGCCTGGACACTTCTGACATTCTGGGCTGGATAATTTTTATTGTGgggagctgtcctgtgcactgtaatATGTACCATCCCTGGCTTCTTCCCACTAGGTGTCAgtagcagcccccccccccagcccccctcccggCAGTGACAACCAAAATTATCTCcggacattgccaaatatcccttGGGAGACAAAATTGCCCCCTGCTGAGAACCACTAGGTTAGAACCTAGTATGCTGGGATTCTCCAAAACGAGCAATGTGACTTGACAGGGTTAAGGtgtagaaaaaggagaaaggcaagGTGTCAGAAGGTCTGGAGTAGACTAAAGAAAAGTGCCCTAACATAGgatttgctaaagaaaaaaaagcatcacaGGAAAGATTAGAGTGTAAAGGAGCCAGTTAGGAAAGCCAAGAGGTAAGTATGGAAGGAAACAACTATATAGGAGTGATAGTTGGGACCTTATTACCAACAGAGCAGCCTGGAGTCCGGAGCCCTGGGCTCTAATATCACCTCTGCAATTCAGTATCCATGTGGTCTTGGAAAGTCACTTTTGAGCAAGTATGTTTCTTCCTCAACTGAATGCAAATAATACCACCTGTCCTGACTACCTGGTGGGATTGTAGTTAGAGTTAAGTCAGATCATTTCCATAAAGGTGCTATAAGACCATAAATTGTAAGACACTGTTTAGTCCCTGGGAGGGAGGGCTGACTTCTAGCCAATGTGGAGAGGCTGACCTGTGCAGAACTGAGCTGCATGTGGCACAGGATTCTCTTCTCCACATTCTCCCGAAAACGTATCTCGTACAAAGACTCAGCCATTCGGTCCCCATCCAACACTTCACCCAGGCTAAGGCTTTTGTGTCGTATCTTCTCAGGGCAGCAGACCGGAAGCTGATAGTAGTGGTAAGTCTCCTGAGGGTTGTGGTAGGGTCCCACTTTGTTGACATATAGAATGACGGGGTCACCGGCCTTGTAGTGTGTCACACCTTCCACCCCAGGCTCATGGCCTGTGCCCAGCAGCAGCATCAGAAGTGACAACCACCGGTAGCTCCAACTCCGCGGGTGCCCTAGGACTGTCATCCTTAAGGCAGCAGAACCTGTTTGGGGGAGTCCTGCAGTTATGGAAACCAATTCCTGACGCCCCAGGTCAAGTCGTTCGAACCGCTCCAATTCCTCCCCTTGGGTTCTCTAACCCTCCTTCGGGAGGCCGCCTCCCGACCCCCAGACAACACTGTCACACTGTCCTCCTTTGCTCTCCTGTTCTCTCAGTCTGGGGCCCCCCTCCCGCAGCCCGCCTGCCCGGGACCTCCCCGCGCCCCAGCCCGTTTCCATGGCAACGCCACGCGGCCTCGCACCTCAGGCACCTTCCCGCGGCCCCCGCGGGGTCCTCACCGCACGGGAAGGGCTGGCCGAGGCGGCGCCCGCGGCCTCTGCGGCCCCGTAGCTGCCCTTGGGTTCCTGCCGGGGTCTCCCCCCTGAGCGGCGCGCTAGCGGCGGCCCGGGAAGGACCTGACGACCGACCTCCACGGGGTTGGCCGCCGCGGTGCCTGATCGCAGCGGCTGTTGCCACACCATACGGTAGACCGCACTGAGTTCAGTTAAGTGTTCGCCGACTAGCTTTCTCCAGTCGGGAGCCCGGCCCAGCTCTGGAGAGCCCGCAAGGCCCGGCTAGCCCGTCCCCCCGCGGTAGGCCCTCCCGGCGATCTGGAGAGCAGCCCGAGACACGTCAGTCTTACCACTTCCGCCTCACCCGCGGGGACCTCAGCCGGGCGGAAAGCTCCTTTTCTGGAGCCTAGTGGGGACCACGCCCCCGATGCTGCGGCCGGTGCGCTGCTCCGCCGACGGTCTTTCGGGCAGGGACTGAGGCTGAGGCCTGGCTGCGGGGACGCGGACGCCACTTTGGGGTAAGAGTCGCTGCCGGGCCGCTCGCCCGTCCCAGGGAAGACTTGGGGGCACCTGCCGGCAGAGGCCGGAGAGCCGTGCCCGCCGCACGCGCCCAGTAACTGTCCAGGAAACGGAGCCCGGTTGGT
This window of the Prionailurus viverrinus isolate Anna chromosome B3, UM_Priviv_1.0, whole genome shotgun sequence genome carries:
- the TM9SF1 gene encoding transmembrane 9 superfamily member 1, which produces MTVLGHPRSWSYRWLSLLMLLLGTGHEPGVEGVTHYKAGDPVILYVNKVGPYHNPQETYHYYQLPVCCPEKIRHKSLSLGEVLDGDRMAESLYEIRFRENVEKRILCHMQLSSAQVEQLRQAIEELYYFEFVVDDLPIRGFVGYMEESGFLPHSHKIGLWTHLDFHLEFHGDRIIFANVSVRDVKPHSLDGLRPDEFLGLTHTYSVRWSETSVERRSDRRRGDDSGFFPRTLEIHWLSIINSMVLVFLLVGFVAVILMRVLRNDLARYNLDEETTSAGSGDDFDQGDNGWKIIHTDVFRFPPYRGLLCAVLGVGAQFLALGTGIIVMALLGMFNVHRHGAINSAAILLYALTCCISGYVSSHFYRQIGGERWVWNIILTTSLFSVPFFLTWSVVNSVHWANGSTQALPATTILLLLTVWLLVGFPLTVIGGIFGKNNASSFDAPCRTKNIAREIPPQPWYKSTLIHMTVGGFLPFSAISVELYYIFATVWGREQYTLYGILFFVFAILLSVGACISIALTYFQLSGEDYRWWWRSVLSVGSTGLFIFLYSVFYYARRSNMSGAVQTVEFFGYSLLTGYVFFLMLGTISFFSSLKFIRYIYVNLKMD